One Ooceraea biroi isolate clonal line C1 chromosome 6, Obir_v5.4, whole genome shotgun sequence genomic window carries:
- the LOC105276469 gene encoding leucine carboxyl methyltransferase 1 — MIKDMADDEAIQATNDDASECKRYAVQLGYWCDPFISLFVKQTARKAPEINRGYYARVMGIELFVDKFLKLSGGKGQIINLGAGFDTLYWRLREAGNSPANFVELDFPSITAKKCYHIKKHKQLIDMLNTEDGEIRFSTTELHAANYHLVGTDLRHIAELNNKLTQAEVNFNLPTMFLAECVLVYVDASATSSLLKWLAGKFPNSLFVSYEQVNMKDKFGQVMLSNLRSRGCLLAGVEDCESLETQQRRFTMNNWEGSSAWTMVEVYDSLPVMDRSRIEHIEMLDERELLTQLLQHYCIAVAWNGQTFKNLSIAQG, encoded by the exons ATGATCAAGGATATGGCGGACGATGAGGCCATACAGGCCACCAACGACGACGCCAGCGAGTGCAAGCGCTACGCGGTGCAGCTCGGCTACTGGTGCGACCCGTTCATCAGCCTGTTCGTCAAGCAGACCGCGCGGAAGGCGCCCGAGATCAATCGCGGCTACTACGCCCGGGTCATGGGCATCGAGCTCTTCGTCGACAAGTTTCTCAAG TTGTCTGGCGGTAAAGGGCAGATCATAAATTTGGGCGCTGGCTTTGACACACTCTACTGGAGGCTCAGGGAGGCGGGGAACAGCCCCGCGAACTTCGTAGAGCTCGACTTTCCCAGTATCACCGCAAAGAAATGTTATCACATCAAGAAGCACAAGCAATTAATCGATATGTTAAATACCGAAG ACGGTGAGATCCGATTCTCAACCACCGAGCTGCACGCCGCAAACTATCACCTGGTTGGTACTGATCTGCGACACATAGCGGAGCTAAATAACAAATTGACCCAAGCCGAAGTCAATTTCAATTTACCCACCATGTTCCTCGCAGAATGTGTTCTAGTGTACGTAGACGCTAGCGCGACCTCGTCACTGTTGAAATGGCTGGCGGGCAAATTCCCAAACAGCCTTTTCGTCAGCTACGAGCAGGTGAACATGAAGGACAAATTCGGTCAGGTAATGCTGTCGAATCTACGCAGCCGTGGGTGCTTGCTAGCAGGCGTGGAGGACTGCGAGTCGCTGGAGACGCAACAGAGACG CTTCACCATGAACAATTGGGAGGGCTCGAGCGCGTGGACAATGGTGGAGGTTTATGATTCACTGCCCGTAATGGATCGTAGCCGAATCGAGCACATAGAGATGCTGGACGAGCGAGAGCTACTCACCCAGCTGCTCCAGCACTACTGCATCGCCGTCGCTTGGAACGGACAAACATTCAAAAATCTGTCTATAGCGCAGGGTTAG